Genomic DNA from Gemmatimonadota bacterium:
CGACGCGATAGTGCGCCGCGATAGCGTGGAGGGAAGGATAGGCTGCGGGTCTCAGCCGACTCTCAGAACCGGCTCAGTTGGGAAGGCGTGGCTCAGGCCAGCCTCAGCCGGCTGGGCCTGCGGCTCAGCGCAGGCTCAGCGGGGCTGGGGCGTGGGAGGGTGCGGGAGTCGCCGCGGCAGGGGCCGCGTACCGGGAGGCTAGGCTAGGCGGTCGGCTGGCTGTCCCCCCTGGCGGCGATTGGCAGGTTCCCCTGGTACTCGGCGTGGATCTCCTTGTACAGCCGCAGCATGACCTTCTCGGCCCGTCGCGCCCGGGTCTCCCAGTCGGTCGCAGCGTTCAGGTAGTCGTGATCGCTCAGGATCTCCTGGGCCAGCTTCGGATCGGCTTTAGTGGCGAAGCTGCGCGTCGCCTTGTACATGTAGAGCAGCTTGCGGGTGAGGTCGAAGCAGTCCGCGGCCAGCATGTAAAACCCCTCTTCCGAGGCCGGCTTCACCTGGTCCAGCTTGGAAGACTGCATGGTGAGAACGTTGTCCGTGGCCGAGGCAATGCCTCCCAATGCTTCATCTGTGTCCGCCATCGGTGCCTCCGGGAAAGGTGTTGAGGCTATTCCGTCCGCCGGCGCGGCGGCGCGGATTGCGAGGGTTGCTGCAAGTCCAGACGCGCGCGCAGCTCCGTGACGCGCGCAGCGAACAGCAGATCGCCGAACGACCAGCCGTGGGCGAAGGAATCGAGCCAGCGGCGGGCCTGACGGAGCTGTCCTTGCCGGGTCAGGATCTCGGCCAGCGCCAGCCGTTGGGGCGCCATGTTGCTGTGCGGGAAGAAGGCGACGATGGGCTCGGCGACGCGGCCGGCTGCCGCCTCGAGCCAGGGGATGGCAGCGCTGCTATCTCCCGCCAGCAGCTCGAGCCGGGCCAGCAGCGCGGCGCGCAACGCCGGCGGCAGCGGGTCGGCCGCATCGGCGTGGCCGGCGGCTTCGTCCAGCCGGCCGAGCAGCCGGCGCACTTCCGCCGAATCGCCCTGCAGGAAGGCGTGGTGGACGAGGGCGCGGAACGCCTCCTGAGCGTCCTCGTAGGCGGGGCGCGTGAAATCGGGGGCGCGACCCTGCCGGGTCAGGGCGCGAGCCCAGTCCAGCATGGGGAGGGCGAGCTTCTCCGCTGGGTAGCCGGCGAAATAAGCGTGTACGATCCAGCGGTCAAAGGGCTGGCTGCCGGCCGCCGAGTCCCAGCCGGCCACGGCCTCGGCCCAGCGGCCCTGAGCCGCGCGGGCCACCAGCCGGTACTGCGCGCCCCGGACCCGGTCATCGGGTGTGCGGCCGCGCCCCAGCAGGTAGGCGGCCAGCGTATCCACCAGGGACAGATTCGCGCCGCCGTGGCCGAAATGGCCCACGAGTTGGGAGATGGTGGCGCGGTCCGCGCGGCTCAGCTTGTCGAGCGCCCTGGCGCGGGTCCCGGCCTCGGGGGAGTACAGATTCAGCATGGCCGCGCGAGCGGCATACTCGAGCGCGTCCGGCCGGATGCGCCGCAGGTGGGCTCTGGCCTGTGCGAGATCGCCGCGGTAGAGCGCCAGATCCGCGAGATGGTAGTAAAAGGGAGCGAACGCGCTGTCCAGGCTGGCCACGCGCTCGAACGCCGGCTCCGCGTCCGCCGGCCGGTAGCCGGCGACGCCGCCGAAGTGGAACAGCGCCTCGCCCAGCCCGAACCAGGCGTCGATCATCTGCGGATGGACCAGCACCAGGCGCTGGAACGCGGCCGTGGCGCTATCCGCGTGGCGGCGCACGGAGTGCCGCTGCGCTTCGAGTAGCTCCACCCACTCCGGCGCGAGTCGTTCCCGGCGCGCCAGCCCGGCCTCCAGCGTGCGCAGCGCAGCGGCGTAATCCCAACGCCAGATCTCGGCCACAGCCAGTCGGTTGTAGGCGAGGCCGGCAAGCGAGTCGGCCGCCAGCGCGCGGGCGAAGGCTTCCGTCGCGCCGTGGAAGTCCCGCGCCCCGAACCGGCGCTGCCCCTCGAGCAAGTGGGTCAGCGCTGCCGGTGAGGTGGTGGGGAGCGGTAGTCCCGGCGTCAATCCCAGCGGCGTTCCCTCGCGCTGCGCGACCGCGCGGCCCAACTCGAGCGCCAGGCGCTCGACTTCGCGCGCGCTGGGGGCGGTCGACTCTCCGCCCGAGGTGCGCAGCAGGCGCTGGCCGTCCGGCGAGTAGAGGTCCAGGCTGAGGGTCGCACCGCCCGGCGCGCTCAGCACCTCGCCGGTGACGACGTAGCGCGCGCGCCAGTCTTCAGCCCGCTGCAGCAACTCCGGGAAGGAGATCGAGCGCCAGCTCTGCTGGGGCGCGAGGAGTGGCGCGCCGTCCAGCGCCCGGATCCCGGGCAGCCAGTCCAGTGCGTTCGCCAGCAGACGGTGCAGCTCGCTGTCGCGTTGCCCCGGCGACCGGGGTGCGGTGTTGCTGCCGTTGAAGGGGAAGACGACGATGCTGACCCCACCCTCCGCGCCCTCGGAGCCCGCTCGTCGCCAGAGCGCGATGGCCGCGAGCAGGACTAGCAGCAGCAGGGGCGCGAGCGCGAGCCGCATCCACCTCTGGATTGATAAATCCCCTGGACTGCGTGCGGTGGCAACGAGCCTGGCGCGCCAGCGCGCGACGGGGCGAGGGGTGGCCGCAGGGCCGGGGCGTTCGGGCTCCGATAGCGCGGCCGTTGCCCGTTCAGCGGCCCCATCGCGTGGCTCAGGCCGGGCCGGGGAGGGAACGGCTGCGGAACCAGCGGCCGTTGCAGACACCTCCCCGGCCCGGATGCGGGCGACGAGGGCTTCCGTCTGATCGAGCGGCTGAAGCTCCTCTTTCTGCAGGAGCCGGAGGTAGGCCTCATAGTGCTGCAGCGCCTCTGTGCGCTGGCCGGTGCGGGCCAGAAGCTCGATGATGCGGTGGTGCGCCTCGTCCTCCAGCGGCTCGACGTCGACCCAGCGCTGCGCCGCAGCCAGCGCGCCGGCCAGGTCCCCGGCCTGGATCCGGCCGTCCAGGAACTCGCGCTGGGCCCGCCGGTGCAGCCGCTCGAGCCGGCTGCGCTGCCGGTCCACCCAGGACTCGAACTGCGGGTTGTCGGCGAGATAGACGCCGTGGAGGAAGGCCCCGTGATAGAGGGCGAGCGCTTCGCCGTGCGCACCGCGCTCGAGCGCCTGCGCGAACTCCTCCGCATCCGTTCCCAGTATCCGGCTGGCCCGAACTCGATCTGGCTGCGCATCGACCCAATCCTCACCCAGCGTACGCCGCAGCTCGTAGAGCGTCTGGGTCAGCGCGTGGCGCGACCGCTCCGCGTCGCGCTCGGGCCAGAAGACCGCTACCAGCGTGTCGCGGCTCGCCTCGCGCTCGAGGGCCAGGTAAACGAGCAACGCGCAGCGCAGGCGCTGCGCGGGGAGGGCTTCGACCTCCTCGCCATCCCGATAGCAGTGCAGACCGCCGAGAGTGACGAGCCGGATGCTCAACTTTGTGGCTCCGGTCAGGAGGAGCCGCGGGGGAGGGCGTCTTTAGGGTGCAGCACCGAGCGCCGCGCCGCAAGAGAGTTGGTGGCTGACAAAGGGGGATTGTGGCCGAGGTGGGGGCGGGGGCGCCGGCCGGCGCCCCCGCCGAGGGGTGGTACATGTGGGTGGCTGTGCGGGCTTTTCGCGGTCCTACTCGTCGCACGTGGGAACGGTGGGTTGCAGCGCTTTCCGGCCGAGCGGAGTGCGCGGCGGCTCGATTTCGCCGGCATAGACGACGCACCCGCCGGGCGACCGCAGCCGGCGGTAGGTGGCGCGGGCTACCCAGGCCTGCGGCGCGGGCTCGTCGGCGGGTAGCAACTCGATAGAGAGCAGCAGGTTGGGGCTGGGCGTGAACCCGAGCTGCGCCAGGTCGTCCGTGTACCCCTCGAACAGCACGTGCTGGACTTCCTGCTGCAGCGCCAGATTCTTCAGTTCCGACTTCAGCCCGGCGAAGGCCGCGCGGTCCAGCGCGCGCCCGAACCGCGGCACCGCCACCAGCAGCAGGCTGGAGATGGTCGCGAGCACGACCAGCAGCTCGATCGGGCTCGTGCCCGAGCGCTGCATCAGCCGCAGCCGGAGTGGCTTCCGGGGCACAGGCTGGGCGCGCTGCTCCCTGCGCTCGGAGGGCGCTGACGACCCCCCGCTCGGCGCGGCTGTGCCGTTGGTCGATGGAGGCTGCCGGGCACCGTCGCCGTTGGTAGATGACGCGTACGCGCGTAGCGTGAGCAGCCACCAGCCGGGGTTCCACGGCGCAGGCTGTGGCTTCAGGACGGACTCGGGCGCGGCCAGCTCGCGATAGAGCTGCTGCGCGTCTGCCTCACTCTGCACGGCGACCACCCCGTACTCGCACAGGTCGCGGCAGGCCTCTCCGATCTGGCTGGGTGTGAGCATGGGTCCCCCTCATTGGCTGTGACACGGCGCGGCCGGGCTGCGGCCGCGAGACGGGAGCCACGCTAAGAGGGTTCGATCAGGGAGCGGTCGGAGCGCGATCAGGCCAAAGATCGAGCGATCAGACGGCGGTCAGATGAGGTGCCTTAGCCGAAGGGGGGCGGGGGCGCGGAAAGCGGTAGGCCGGCGGGCGACCCTGGGTCGCCTGCCGGCCAATTCGTGAGGCTACCATGTGAAGGCAGTCGGCACGACTGCCCGCCGCGAGGGGCATGCGCCCCCCTGCTCGAATCTGTGCTACTCGAAGACGACGCAGCAGCCGGAAGCGCAGGGTACCCAGGTGCCCTCGTCGTTTTCATTCCATTTCCAGCGCACTAATCCCAGCTTGCCTTGATGCCAGTTCCAGAGGATAGCCGGGCGACTGGTCCCTAGTGGGCCGCCAGGAAGCTGGAATCGAGTCTGCCATTCGCTTCCGTTGCGGATGAGCCAAAGCTTGATCTCGCCTGCGGGCAGCGCGGAGCGCAGGGCCTGCTCGTCAAGGTCAAACTTGTGTGCGTAATATTCCAAGGCCAATTGATTCTGCGTCAAATCGCCTTCCAGCCTGATTGTGGCAACCACCTTACCTGAGCCCCTGAAATCGGGTTCGTCCCAGTCTTCCAGCCGGTCCACGGGTATGATGGTCCCCTTCAGCGTACTCGGTTTCAACGTGTCTCCGTCGGAGTAGGCCAGGTACTGTTCATCGTACCACCCCCGGCCTTCTCGTTTCGCACCTTGGCCTGGCGGCGGAGCCGCGGGCTGGAAGCCCCCGATTCCCACCTCGCACCAGCCGGAGCCTGTGCCCGCCGCGTCTAGGCAGCGCACGCCCATGGTTTGCGTCCACGTCTCGGGATCCCAGCCCCATCGGGCGGCCGTCGGATATTCAGCGCCTTCAACGGGGTTGACCTGGAGGTTGGAGAAATCGGGCTGCTCCAAACTGTCGGCACAGGTGCCGGCGGGACTCCAATTGCCCTCGCTGTCCAGAGGGTGCCGCATGGCCGCGCTCCACTCACCCTGGTCGCTGCGTTGCAGCCACAAACAGTTGGTGCCGAGTCTGATCCCCAGCTCCTCGTAATCCGGGGCGGCTTCGTCGTAGCTGATGATTTCGGCGGCTACCACTCCGTTCCTGAAATCGAGGGCGGTAAAGGAGGCAAGCTTATCGGGAGCCCAGATCCCGGCCAACGGCCCATACGTCGTGTCGCGCAGGATGAGCCGCTGGCAGTCGTGAAGCTCGGTATAGGGCAGGG
This window encodes:
- a CDS encoding type II secretion system protein translates to MLTPSQIGEACRDLCEYGVVAVQSEADAQQLYRELAAPESVLKPQPAPWNPGWWLLTLRAYASSTNGDGARQPPSTNGTAAPSGGSSAPSERREQRAQPVPRKPLRLRLMQRSGTSPIELLVVLATISSLLLVAVPRFGRALDRAAFAGLKSELKNLALQQEVQHVLFEGYTDDLAQLGFTPSPNLLLSIELLPADEPAPQAWVARATYRRLRSPGGCVVYAGEIEPPRTPLGRKALQPTVPTCDE